A segment of the Myxocyprinus asiaticus isolate MX2 ecotype Aquarium Trade chromosome 10, UBuf_Myxa_2, whole genome shotgun sequence genome:
tttttccaacaattgtttacagacagattgtatcacaattccagtaggtcagaagattacatacactaagttaaatgtgcctttaagcagcttagaaaattccagaaaatgatgtcaagactttagacaattagcttcagATAGGGTAATTGGTGTcaattggaggtatacctgtggatgtattttaaggcctaccttcaagatcagtgcctctttgcttgacatcaagggaaaatcaaaagaaatcagccaagacctcagaataaaaattgtggatctccacaagtctggttcatccttgggagcaatttccaaacacctgaaggtaccacattcatctgtacaaacaatagtacgcaagtataaacaccgtgGGTCCACGCAGCCCTCATACtcctcaggaaggagatgcattctgtctcctagagatgaatgtagtttggtgtgaaaagtacaAATCCCAGAACaagagcaaaggaccttgtgaagatgcaggaggaaacgggtagaaaagtatctatatccacagtaaaacgagtcctatatcgacataacttgaaaggctgctcagcaaggaaggagccactgctccaaaaccaccataaaccagccagattacagttttcaagtgcacgtggggacaaagatattactttttggagaaatgtcctctggtctgataacacaaaaattgaactgtttggccataacgaccattgttatgtttgaaggaaaaagggtaaggATTGCAattcgaagaacaccatcccaaccgtgaagcatggcgGTGGCAGCACCATGTTgtggggggtgctttgctgcaggagggactggtgcacttcacaaaatagatggcatcatgaggaaggaaaattatgtggatatattgaagcaacatctcaagctatcagtcaggaagttaaagctcggtctcaaatgggtcttccaaatgaacaatgaccccaagcatacctccaaagttatggcaaaatggcttaaggacaacaaagtcaaggtattggagtggccatcacaaggaTCTGACCTAATCCGATAGAATATTTGTGGGTAAAACTGAAAaaacgtgtgcgagcaaggaggcctacaaacctgactcagttacaccagttctgtctggaggaatgggccaaaattccagcaaattattgtgagaagcttgtggaaggctacccaaaacgtttgacccaagttaaacaatttaaaggcaatgctaccaaataccaacaaagtgtatgtaaacttctgacccattgggaatgtgatgaaagaaataaaagctgaaataaattattctctctactattattctgacatttcacattcttaaaataaagtagtgatcctaactgacctaagacagggaatgttttctatgataaaatgtcaaactgtgaaaaactgagtttaaatgtatttggctaaggtgtatgtaaacttctgactaacTGTACAATGACAAATGATTTGAATAGAAAATCCATAGCTCAAAACACAAATGTTGAAAGAATACCCCTGTAAAAAGCAAATACAAAACAGGAGCAGCGCTTTATATTATTCCATGTATTCAGTTTATGAACATGATGAAATGagatttcaatatacagtacaaactaGCCCCAGAGAATGTCCAGAACATGCCAATGATTTATTAGTCCGATCTAGTAAACTCAGTAGTAGTATTTTCATTATTTCATCATATTTCAGCATCTTTGTTCCAAGTTATTGATACAGTTCCAAGGTTTGCACTCAACCACACAGCCATTCAATCAGGTTTCATGGCACATCACTAAGTTTAACAAAATGCTTCGCAACTACATGActacatttgacaaaaaataagcatttattattttgggaaaaaataaaataaaatcaattatcCTTGGTTTTTAGAGGCAGTTCATCTGAATCAATAATGGCCAAGCAATGACCCTTCAAAtgaccaaaaattattttgaaaaggtCAAAAAACTGATAAACAAAAGTAACAatgttatttacagtatgtgctgaaACCACACAAATTCCTGTGTCTTGGGAACACTGTCTTGCACTGGCTGGTTCCACTTGTTCCTCTGCTCAGTCCAGACTATGAATaactaataacaataaataacacTGGACACACTGTGCTAATATATAAACAATCTCTCAAGCACCCTTGCAAACTACAAGCCTGAAAGTTCCCGTCAAATCTTGAAAGGGGGACTTTGGAAGCCTGAGATAATCTCTGGTTTGTAGATATCATGATTGTAGACATGATTTGCATGCAAACTGGCATTAAATCACTCTGTCTTGAAATCTTAACATTCACATGCAGTTGACGCATTACAATAAAGTGAAAAAATGTTTTGAAGTTTAAACAAAATGTACTGAGCATCTATGGCAGGCAATTATTACAAACTTGAATGTGCATTGATCCAACACTCACTACATAATGGGTCAGGTTTGCAAAGTCCACCATTCATGATCACTATATACTGGGTACTAGACTGTCAATCACCTAATTTGGACAATAGAAAGGACATGTCACTGTTCTGCACCTCGTCCATGTCTTAACTTCTGATTCAAGTTAATTGTCAAGAATGAtttgatagttcacccataaatgaagagtcagtcatcatttactcacactcatgttgttgaAAACTCTTGATTacttttttccatgaaacacaaaagatgaagGAAGAATGTTGCTGTTcctctccatacaatgcaagctccagaaatgacaaaaaagctgCTCTTAAGCCTTCAGAAGCCATTTGATAGCTTGTGTGAGGAAGAGACTAAAATGTATGCCTTAATTCAATGAAAATCTAGTTCTGTGTTTACATATTCAAACAAGGCTGTAACCATGACTTGAACATACAATTCAGTTTATAAATtactccagaaaacatgagttgtggaaatttTTATGTGATCTAGCTTTATACAGTGtatgccactgaagagactgcAAGTCTAACCCTCACTGCCTTTTCATtgccatcaaaaatcaaatatggcactacAGTAAATAAAGTCTATTGGTCCTTAAAATAGTAGGTGCTGAATGCAATAACTTTTGGAACAAAGGctttaaatgtgataaaggcccaaaattgaATATTGTTTTACATTAAGTGGAATCTTTcccaatcttttcttcaagaatctttacactgctcttttccataaaagaaCAGCTCATATTGACCACTGCCTTCAATCaccattaaaataccataaaagtagtctatacaacGCAAAGCTGCTGTATGcctcagaagactttgaatatagtgcacaagtcatatggactactgttatgatgacTTTATACTGCACCTTTACTAGTGCTTTattgtatttgtcctttttgaatctTGACAGCTTCTGCTCACAATAAACTGccattctatggaatagagctgcgttaaatgacaatgtaaatgaactgggtgagtaaatgaccgaATTTTCCAGTTTTAGgttaactactcctttaactggtggctcttttttttaattttttttagcacaGACCTAACAAGGTTATATCTCTATATAAGAGATATAATATCTCTTTTGAAAGATATGCAcaatttaatgcaaataatattttcataaagaatatgatttgttcTTGTcacaaccttaaaaaaaaaaaaaaaatggagtcaAAGCCACTGGTCTTATGTTTTAGTTCACATTTGAAGGTGATGATGAGTTAAGGATTATTTTCAAAGACAAcgtcaagtgattttttttttttgaagtgatTAAAGCTAGCCATATAACCACATATATTCATAATATGCACAATTCGCTCTGTCTTATGCATGATATGCTGAAACTGCTACGTTGATGTTTTCCCATTGACAATTACAAATGACATAAAACGACATAAtatacatgacatattttcaattcaaacagCTAATGTCGccaaaaggtgagtagtttgcaacCTTGGAAATTACTGTTGTTCGGTACAACATTTCTATTGTAAAATATTGGGCAAATATTGcatctggggggcctgggtagctcggtggtaaaatacgctggctaccacccctggagttcgctagttcgctagttcaaatcccagggcgtgctgagtgactccagccaggtctcgtaagcaaccaaattggcccggttgctagggagggtagagtcacatggggtaacctcctcgtggtcactataatgtggtttgttctcggtggggcgcatggtgaattgagcatggttgctgtggtggatggcgtgaagcctccacacgtgctatgtctctgtggcaacacgctcaacaagccatgtgataagatgcgcgggttgactgtctcagacgcggaggcaactgggattcatcctccgccacccggcctgaggcgaatcactatgcgaccacgaggacttagagcgcattgggaattgggcattccaaattgggagaaaaaggggaaaaaaatcccccccccccaaaaaaaacaaaaaaaaaacaattcttaatCGGAACTGCTGACCGTACTGCTCTGTGCCGCTAGAATAATCCACTAGGTTCCCATTTAGCTTCTATGAAAAGTGAGTCCCGCCTTCTTTGATTTGATTGATCTCAAACAACACTGATGAGCGGTATTAGAATTCTGagcatgatatttttttttttacttatttaaatcATTATGTAATCCCTGCAACATCTTAATGACAATCCTTTGTCGATTGTGGTTATGACCCTGTATTCAAATATGTGGAGTCCAGTCATGCCACGCCAATTTGAATGTCAATATTGCAAAGGTTGTTGGTTCTTGCATGTCCTGTGACCAATCGCAACATGCAAGTGTGAATAAACCGTAGTGTATTTAGTAGATCTTCAGCAAATTACGATTCAAATCAAGTTGCACAGaccacttttatgttgctttttgtcacttttggagcTCAAAAACCTCAGTCCCCATTTAGTGCATGCGAAAGAGCAGCattaacattcttaaaaaaatgcTCTTCTTcaaagtcatacagtttggaatgagtaaataatgacataactaTAATTGTTGGGTGAACGATTTCTTTAAGGGAACTGTTAATGGTGAAATAAAATGGATCTGTGGCTACAGTGGGCAAGGTTTCCAATgtgatccaaaacaaaacaaattgtagGCAAAGAATTGATGTTAAGCACTTgccgtgataaaaaaaaaaaaatacataaaaaaaatcttatttacaaCTTATGCAAATGGACTGTGCATGAAACAGTCAAACAGCTAATATGTGCGATTTTACTCTTACTTTCAGAAGATCACAAAGCCTGAGATGGGAGAGAAAACAAACTTTAGGCTTTTTGTGTTGGTATTTTCATTCAGTGCTCATGGTGTCCTGCAGCCCACATGAAAATCAGTGGTAGAAATCTATACCTCTCACACACAAGTTCCAAATGCAAATCTAAAAGATGGGATCAAACCACAATGAGCTGATTTCCTGAGTGAGATACAATAAAGCTCTAACACAATATAGGCGAGTACAATAGACTGAATGCATGAAATGCTGTAGACAAAAATTACTGAACTAGGATCAGTTGCCCCTGGTCCATTTAACTGTATTCAGTGATACTGAAAGGTTTTGAAAAGCATCACTATGAGCCCTCTTGTTCTGTTTCAAACAAAATATAAGAAAGAAGTTCTGACAGTTGTGATTGGGCAAATAACTAAATAGTGGGGCATTCATACTTTAAAAGAACcgctcatccaaaaatgaaaattctgtcatgtcgtttcaaacccttTGATTGTCATTTGGAACACAAATGGGAAGAATATTCACACTGGTcctgaaagtgaaaggggactggggctgtcgagcttcaaaaaagcaccataaatgtaccacaaaagtagtccatatgatttagttcccattcactttcattatcgTTACTTAGAAAGtcagtcatataggtttggaacagcatggagtaaaatatgacagaattttcagactttttgggtgaactattcctttttaaaaaaaaataaataaataataaaatcctGAAATCCTGAATTTTCAAACCTTGAAAATGTAGCCTTCTCCATTTAAtaatgaaattgtaaataatgaatTCCAAGACCGTGAtcaatgaaaagaaacaaaaaaagaattgtaCATCCTATCTGAGAGAGTCTGAATTTCGAGCAGTCAACAGAAAAAACTGTTAGATTATAGTGACGTTAGTTGCCGCCTGTGCTGTCTCTTCCTGGGCATTGTTTTTCAGCAGTTCCTTCATAAACTGCTCCAGAGTGGCAAAATAACCCTGGCTCTGCCAGGTGTCATTATGCGTACCCTCCGGAAAGACGGCGAGGCGTTTAGTCCGAGATGGAGACAGCTCGTAAAGCTGTTTCATCATGACCGGGGGAATGAGTTGATCTGATAAGCCTGAGATAAATACAGATGGCATACGACACAGAAGAACGTGTCTATAGGACAGGAACTTGTTCTTGTAGCACCAGAGTGGCAGGTAACGCAtgggaaagaaagaaaacagtgtGGCCGCCATGTGCGGGATGCTTAAGAAAGTGTTCTCTACCATAATGGCGGCCACTCGATGTGGATTCCCTGAAGCCAGACGGATGGCCACCGCACCACCCAATGACCGGCCGAAGAGCACCACTTTTGTTTTGTCGATGTCCGGGCGGGTCATGATGTAATCCAAGGTAGCCTCGGCGTCCTGGTAGAGTCCCTCTTCGCTTGGTTCTCCTTCACTCTTACCATAGCCTCTGTAGTCCACCAAAACCACATTGGCTTTCAGGTTGACCAGCATGAGAAGGGCATTAGGCACACGGTGGCCGATGTTCCCTGCGTTGCCATGGAAATACAAAATGGTGGGGGTGGCGGCGGGGTTTTCGCCAGTGTAGCGGAGCAGGATAAGGTTGAGCCGCACACCATCTTTAGTGCGGATGTACACATTCTCGTGCGGTATTCCGGTAGGCATGGGAACGTAGAGGCGTGAGGATGAGGGCTGATCTGGAAAGAAAAGCAGGACGTCCTGGAACTTGAACAGGATTCCGGCCACAGAGGCCAAGATGAGTGCCAGCAGTATGAAGCCTCCGTACAGGTGGAAGGTCAAAATGAGGGCCAGCAGGGAGATGCGGCAAGCTCCCCACGACCACGCACACACGGCCAGCAAAAATGCCTCCAGTGCCCCCCATAACCTCCATGGCTTCTCCATGACAATAGGGATCACAAGAGAGTCTCCAAACTCACTGCATATGCAATCTGGGAAAACACAGGAGGTTATATTGAAGGGCTGGACAgtgcacagtaaaaacatttgtcAATCGGTAGCTATTACATAGTTAGTGATTTCAAATTACTGGTACTTCTATACCAAATCAATACTAAaatctaaaaattttttttttttccccattccggTTCAAAAGTTCTGCAGCCTTCTTTTCAAATgtttaccggttagaacaaaagaAAAGAATGGTTAACAACGttcatttaaaatgacagtactctgtgcttaGGGGTGGGTGAAATGCCAATTGCAACATTGCCAGATCTGGTTTGAAaaaaacaatctcaaaataagccacatgccacaaaataaacaaacaagcataccgttaattaacagttaagtataattttaattaaagatctgcttctgagtcaaacccggcagcatcaaatctgtattaattcatcatatctaacaatagttcagtgaagacttggaaacaactgagaaaagtactttttacatctaataatgttcttgtatctgaattagccgtgcatgtatgtgtagtaattatacatagttgttaaaaaggtcttcattcacagaatgcaaccTCCACAAcggacaattaggcaaagaaatgtgtgatgcagcagtttccttcatgatcaaagcacgtttcattttttcaggcagCATGAAAAATTACCAgaaatatactgtgataaaccctttggcctttagtttcatgaaaaaattatcagaacaaaattaactggttataactggtttccagcatttataaataatgttttcactccagaacaattgaaaatcactttgttctggtttttggTTAGTTCTGCTAAACATTTCGTTACATTTCAGTTTTCATtctttgaactgtttttagtcccggAGTCTGCATATGCTACGCACTGCAAAGTGAGTATGTGAAGCTCTCATATGCTAAATACAAAGACTGATCAAAACACCACATCTTATGAGCTTTGTGCACTGTGCTTGTTGTAGTAGATTACAGAAAAGAGTGCTTATTTACTGTGATGTGCAGAGcacctgcagactatatattAATACCACAGCATTTTGTGCTTCAATAATCACGCattaacttacatttttatcttttaaagCGGCGTGCAATATGTGAGCGCTAAACACGAACTCAAGATAGAGGTCTCAGTCTCAGAtttagatgctcaatagttcagttaGCATGTAACATCCACTGAGAATGGCACCAGAGGAGCATTTGACCAGATTTTGAATGAAAAGTGAATTCAAATATTGTGAACTAGCCTACAAACAAACAGTCAAAAATCTTCCTGGagtgttccgccaaaataaaagccagaggtttttaaagttaagaaattatgactgaaatgtacagtattttttataataatatttaagttgactgggttccaaaaaaataactgtgattgaaaagtgaactgatatgCTATTACATTTAAAGTGGGGAAAAAAGAGAGATCTGAATTAATTTCAGTCCAGATACAAGCTAAAACAATTTTTGCAAAGAGAAGTGGCTTCTTTCTATTTAAGACTTTCCCTGGAATTAGGCCTACTGTTAATTtggctgctgcattatccagtagattatttaacaataaagtttttcttaataggctacatGTTTTTCTCATTGTTATTTGTCTTTCTctattttataaagaaataatgtgtagttagaagtTTGAGTTTCTTTACGCATAAAATAGTACTCCCAATCACTTCCACGCAGTaaagtatagatattctaaactgattaaggaaaatacaacactggtatcagatcgggATCTTTATCGGACAAAACTGAGAGTTCAGGTATGTCTCAAATGTTATATATTATGAGATTTCATATATCATGATTTTCGTTATACCATTACCTAGGGGTGAGATATAAAAGTTCCATGGTATGATCATCTGGTGCCATCACTGTAAAGCCAATGCACTTTTTTTGTAGAGGTAGTGGGTAAGTTCaaatatgtacattgtttaacatttaattatAGCCTTATAGAGAGACAAAATATGGGCTAAAGCAATTTCTGATGACACAACACAAAGTAGTATTGCTTTGGCCCCCCTCAGGGTGTTTAGGAACTAAGTCCAGTCTTGACCAGTCATTATAAAATTAGACTGAAATGCAGATTAAGATCAGTATTTACTCATCTATTCTGCACGAACTGGAAACATCTAGAGATAAAAACGagctgctttatttttattttttacatacaatgcaaTAAAACACAATCTGTAccccaaaatcaaatcaaaaagtaAAACCCTGTCTGTATATAGATCACAGCATATGCGGACTATAC
Coding sequences within it:
- the LOC127447246 gene encoding protein ABHD13-like, producing MEKPWRLWGALEAFLLAVCAWSWGACRISLLALILTFHLYGGFILLALILASVAGILFKFQDVLLFFPDQPSSSRLYVPMPTGIPHENVYIRTKDGVRLNLILLRYTGENPAATPTILYFHGNAGNIGHRVPNALLMLVNLKANVVLVDYRGYGKSEGEPSEEGLYQDAEATLDYIMTRPDIDKTKVVLFGRSLGGAVAIRLASGNPHRVAAIMVENTFLSIPHMAATLFSFFPMRYLPLWCYKNKFLSYRHVLLCRMPSVFISGLSDQLIPPVMMKQLYELSPSRTKRLAVFPEGTHNDTWQSQGYFATLEQFMKELLKNNAQEETAQAATNVTII